In Streptomyces alboniger, the following are encoded in one genomic region:
- a CDS encoding exodeoxyribonuclease III: MRIATWNVNSITARLPRLLAWLETTGTDVVCIQETKTTAEGFPADALRELGYESAVHATGRWNGVALISKVGLDDIVKGLPGDPGYEGAAEPRAIAATCGPVRLWSVYVPNGREVDHAHYAYKLQWFEALKAAVAGDAGGSRPFAVLGDFNVAPTDDDVWDPSLFVGATHVTPAERAALTALRETGLTDIVPRPLKYDRPYTYWDYRQLGFPKNKGMRIDLVYGNEPFAKAVSDSYVDREERKGKGASDHAPVVVDLDV, translated from the coding sequence ATGCGTATCGCGACCTGGAACGTGAACTCGATCACCGCTCGGCTGCCGAGGCTCCTCGCCTGGCTGGAGACCACCGGCACGGACGTCGTGTGCATACAGGAGACGAAGACGACGGCCGAGGGATTCCCGGCCGACGCGCTCCGCGAGCTGGGATACGAGTCGGCGGTGCACGCCACCGGCAGGTGGAACGGCGTGGCGCTGATCTCCAAGGTCGGCCTCGACGACATCGTCAAGGGCCTGCCGGGCGACCCCGGGTACGAGGGCGCGGCCGAGCCCCGCGCGATCGCCGCGACCTGCGGCCCGGTCCGCCTCTGGTCGGTGTACGTGCCGAACGGCCGCGAGGTCGACCACGCGCACTACGCGTACAAGCTCCAGTGGTTCGAAGCCCTCAAGGCCGCCGTCGCCGGGGACGCGGGAGGCTCCCGCCCCTTCGCCGTCCTCGGCGACTTCAACGTCGCGCCGACCGACGACGACGTCTGGGACCCGTCGCTCTTCGTGGGCGCCACGCACGTCACCCCGGCCGAGCGCGCCGCCCTCACCGCCCTGCGGGAGACGGGCCTCACCGACATCGTGCCGCGCCCCTTGAAGTACGACCGCCCGTATACGTACTGGGACTACCGCCAGCTCGGCTTCCCCAAGAACAAGGGCATGCGCATCGATCTGGTGTACGGAAACGAACCCTTCGCGAAGGCCGTCTCCGACTCCTATGTGGACCGCGAGGAGCGCAAGGGCAAGGGTGCCTCGGACCACGCGCCCGTGGTGGTGGACCTGGACGTCTGA
- a CDS encoding DUF6278 family protein yields MNIPFLDKWRKRHSATDPARGLAAAFEEDPAGVAELLSECELLRSQAAAAGLELDDSPASLTALDQLLPRWRDDPELLPWLGNDAGLYLGTVVVRTVPGATWHVWPGGGPVVRLRSGRDIPVVEAGLDWAVQGAPELSQIYAEASET; encoded by the coding sequence ATGAACATCCCGTTCCTCGACAAGTGGCGCAAGCGGCACTCCGCGACGGACCCGGCCCGCGGGCTCGCGGCCGCCTTCGAGGAGGACCCGGCGGGTGTGGCCGAGCTGTTGTCCGAGTGCGAGCTGCTGCGCTCCCAGGCGGCCGCGGCCGGGCTCGAACTGGACGACTCCCCGGCGTCGTTGACCGCCCTCGACCAGCTGCTGCCGCGCTGGCGCGACGACCCGGAGCTGCTGCCCTGGCTCGGCAACGACGCGGGGCTGTACCTGGGCACGGTCGTGGTGCGGACCGTGCCGGGCGCCACCTGGCACGTATGGCCCGGTGGCGGCCCTGTCGTGCGGCTGAGGTCCGGACGGGACATCCCGGTCGTCGAGGCGGGGCTCGACTGGGCGGTGCAGGGAGCCCCCGAGCTGTCGCAGATCTACGCCGAGGCCTCCGAGACGTAA